DNA from Bacteroides zoogleoformans:
GGCAGCGAGGTGGAGGTGCTGACAAAAGACGGACGGAAACTCAGCGGAGTGCTGAAAGAGGCGGACCAACGGCACTTTGTCGTCACCATCCGCAAGAAGGTGAAAGAAGAAGGAGCCAAACGCCCTAAGATGGTGGACGAGGATCTGAACTTTACGTACGAGGAAATAAAATATACTAAATACTTAATCAGTTTTAAATAAGACTATGGCCAAAAAAGGAGAAACTGTCAGTTTGATAGATACATTTTCGGAATTTAAGGAATTGAAGAACATTGACCGCACCACGATGGTGAGTGTGCTTGAAGAGTCGTTCCGCAGTGTGATTGCGAAGATGTTTGGCACCGATGAAAATTATGACGTGATCGTGAATCCGGATAAGGGGGATTTCGAGATATGGCGTAATCGTGAAGTTGTTGCAGACGGTGATGTAGAAGATCCGAACTTGCAAATATCTTTGAGCGAGGCACAGAAAATAGATGCTTCCTATGAGGTGGGCGAAGAAGTGACGGATGAGGTGATTTTTGCCAATTTTGGTCGTCGGGCCATCTTGAACTTGCGTCAGACGTTGGCATCCAAGATTTTGGAATTGGAGAAAGACAGCCTCTATAATAAGTATATTGATAAGGTGGGCACCATTGTCAATGCGGAGGTCTACCAGATTTGGAAGAAAGAAATGCTGCTGCTGGATGACGAAGGCAATGAGTTGTTGCTGCCTAAAACCGAACAGATTCCCAGCGACTTCTACCGCAAAGGCGAGACAGCCCGTGCCGTGGTGGCACGCGTGGACAATAAGAACAACAATCCGAAGATTATTCTAAGTCGTACGTCACCCGTATTTCTGGAACGTCTGTTCGAGATGGAAGTACCCGAAATCAATGACGGACTGATTACCATCAAGAAGATTGCCCGCATTCCCGGCGAACGTGCCAAGATTGCCGTTGAAAGCTACGACGACCGCATCGACCCGGTAGGCGCTTGCGTGGGTGTGAAGGGCAGCCGCATTCATGGCATTGTCCGCGAACTTCGCAACGAGAATATAGACGTAATCAACTATACGTCGAATATCCAGTTGTTCATACAGCGTGCCCTGAGTCCAGCCAAGATATCTTCCATTCGCTTGAACGAAGAAGAACATAAAGCGGAAGTGTTTCTGAAGCCGGAAGAGGTGTCGCTGGCTATCGGTAAGGGCGGTTTGAATATCAAACTGGCCAGCATGTTGACCGAGTACACCATCGATGTGTTCCGCGAGTTGGACGAAACGATAGAGGATGAGGACATTTATCTGGATGAGTTCCGTGATGAGATAGACGGCTGGGTGATTGACGCCATCAAGGCTATCGGCATTGACACGGCAAAGGCTGTCTTGAACGCCCCCCGCGAGATGTTGATTGAAAAGACTGATCTTGAAGAGGAAACGGTGGACGAGGTATTGCGCATTTTGAAACAGGAGTTCGAGGAAGGTTGAGTATAACGATTAGTGATGAGCGAAAACTTCTTCTTTCTCCATTATTCATGAAAAATTAAGTATGACGATAAGGTTAAACAAAGTAACAAGAGATTTGAATGTAGGAATTACGACAGCCGTCGAGTTTCTGCAGAAGAAGGGATTTACCGTTGAGGCAAATCCCAATACGAAAATTACCGATGAGCAGTTTGAACTGCTCAAGAAGGAGTTCAGTACGGATAAGGACCTTAAAATAAAATCGGAACGTTTCAGTCAGGAGCGTCAAAGCAAGGATCGCAACAAGGGATCCGTATCTATTGATGGCTATGAGGAAAATACGCAGGAGAAAGCCAAACCGGAGGAGATAAAAACCGTTGTTCCCGAAGATGCGCGCCCGAAGTTTAAGCCTGTCGGCAAGATAGATCTGGACAAACCGGGCCAGTGGCTTGCTACTGCTTCGGAAAAGGAGGAAGCCGAAAAGGTGATAGAGGAGAAGAAGGCGGAAGAGCCTGTATCGGTAGTTGTGGAAGCTCCCCAGACTGTTTCGGAAGAACATAAGGAAACGAAGCCTGAGCCGGAACTTGTATCTCAGCCCGAAGCAAATACTGAACCCGAAGTACAAACGGCAACGGTTGTAGAGAAAGAGCCGCTGATTGCTACACGGGTGGAAACCGAATCTGAAGAGGAAGAAAGAGTAGAAACTCTTTCGGTGGTGGGCACTGAACAGCCGGAAGAAAAAGAAGAACCGGAAGAAGAGGAAATCTTTAAGATACACCAGCCCGAATTTGTTTCGAAGATAAATGTAATCGGACAAATAGACTTGGCCGCTCTGAACCAGTCTACACGCCCCAAGAAGAAGTCGAAAGAAGAGAAGCGCAAAGAACGGGAGGAAAAGGAAAAGATTCGCCAGGACCAGAAGAAACTGATGAAAGAAGCCATCATCAAGGAAATTCGCCGCGAGGACAGCAAACTCAATGATTCGGGCACCGACTCGAACGGGAAGAAAAAGCGTGTCCGCATCAATAAAGAGAAGGTGGACATCAGCAATGCCTCCAATTTTCAGCGTGGCGGTAACGACCGCTCCAAGAATGCCGGTGGCGCTTCCGGTGGAGGCCAACAGGCCGGAGGTGGCCGCGGGCGGAATAAAGACCGCTTCAAGAAGCCCCTTGCAAAACAAGAAGTGAGCGAGGAAGACGTAGCCAAGCAAGTAAAGGAAACCTTGGCTCGCCTTACCTCCAAAGGCAAGAACAAGGGCGCCAAGTATCGCAAGGAAAAGCGCGACATGCTGTCCAACCGCATGCAAGAGCTCGAGGATATGGAGATGGCGGAAAGCAAGGTGCTGAAACTTACCGAATTCGTGACGGCCAACGAGCTGGCCAACATGATGGACATTTCCGTCACCCAAGTCATTGCCACTTGCATGAGCATCGGCATGATGGTGTCCATCAACCAGCGTCTGGATGCCGAGACCATCAATCTGGTGGCCGATGAATTCGGCTTTAAGACCGAATATGTCAGTGCCGAAGTTGCCCAGGCCATTGTGGAAGAAGAGGACGAGGAACAGGACTTGAAGCCTCGCGCTCCGATTGTCACCGTGATGGGACACGTAGACCACGGCAAGACTTCGCTGCTCGACTACATACGTAAGGCCAATGTCATTGCCGGTGAGGCGGGCGGCATTACCCAGCACATCGGCGCTTATCACGTTTCACTGGAAGACGGGCGTAAGATTACCTTCCTCGACACACCGGGACACGAAGCGTTTACCGCCATGCGTGCCCGCGGGGCCAAGGTGACGGATATCGCCATCATCATTGTGGCCGCGGATGACAACGTGATGCCTCAGACGAAGGAAGCCATCAACCACGCCACGGCCGCCGGTGTCCCCATCGTGTTTGCCATCAACAAGATTGATAAGCCCACGGCCAATCCCGACAAGATTAAGGAGGAGCTGGCGGGCATGAACTTCCTGGTGGAAGAGTGGGGCGGTAAATACCAGTCGCAGGACATCTCCGCCAAGAAAGGGCTGGGCGTGGCCGAGCTGATGGAAAAAGTATTGCTGGAGGCCGAACTGCTCGAACTCAAGGCCAACCCCGATCGCCGCGCCACCGGCTCCATCATCGAATCTTCGTTGGACAAGGGGCGCGGTTATGTGGCCACGGTATTGGTCTCTAACGGCACGCTGAAGATGGGCGATATTGTGTTGGCCGGCACCAGCTACGGCAAGGTGAAGGCCATGTTCAACGAGCGCAACCAGCGCATCAAGCAGGCAGGCCCCTCAGAACCGGCCTTGATATTGGGACTGAACGGGGCGCCCGCCGCCGGCGATACGTTCCACGTGATAGAAACCGAACAAGAAGCCCGCGAGATTGCCAACAAACGCGAACAGCTGCAACGCGAACAAGGCTTGCGCACGCAGAAGATGCTGACGCTCGACGAAGTGGGGCGCCGCCTGGCATTGGGCGACTTCCACGAACTGAACGTCATTGTCAAAGGCGATGTGGACGGTTCGGTAGAAGCGTTGAGCGACTCGTTGATAAAACTCTCCACCGAGCAGGTACAGGTCAACGTCATCCATAAGGGAGTGGGACAGATTTCCGAGTCGGACGTATCGTTGGCCGCCGCTTCGGATGCCATCATCGTAGGCTTCCAGGTGCGTCCCTCGGGTGCAGCCGCCAAACTGGCCGAACAGGAAGGGGTGGACATCCGCAAGTACTCCGTCATCTACGACGCCATCGAGGAAGTGAAGTCCGCCATGGAGGGCATGCTGGCGCCTACCTTGAAAGAGCAGGTCACGGCCACCATCGAAGTCCGCGAAGTGTTCAACATCACAAAGGTGGGCCTCGTGGCCGGCGCCATGGTGAAGAGCGGAAAGGTGAAACGCACGGACAAGGCCCGGCTGATTCGCGACGGCATCGTCATCTTCACCGGTTCCATCAACGCGTTGAAGCGTTTCAAGGACGACGTGAAGGAAGTGGGCACAAACTTTGAATGCGGCATCAGCCTGACCGGTTGCAACGACATCAAGGTGGACGACGTCATCGAGTCTTACGAAGAAGTGGAAGTGAAACAGACGCTATAATTACTGAAGAGAACGATGTGCCAACTGCTCTGCGGAATGTTTGCGCGGCCGGTTGGCACATTTTTTTGTATGTCGCCAAGTCTCTCTGTAAAGACCGTGTACAAGCCTCTACAGAGGCACCGCCCGCCTCTCTATAGAGACGTCGTCAATCTCTCTATAGAGACGTTACCCATCTCTCTATAGAGACGTTACCCATCTCTCTATAGAGACGTTAAGCATCTCTCTATAGAGACGTCATCAGTCTCTCTATAGAGACATTTCCGGCCCCTCCATAGAGGCGCCACAGGCCCCTCTGCGGTGCCGGCATACATCGCTCGTTCATACCTTTATTATAATATAGTATAGGGTTGAATAAACGGTATAGGATTGAATAAACAGTATATAAAGATGGCAATGATAGACATTCTGATAATCGCGGCCTTCGGAGCCGGTGCCGTCATCGGCTTCATGAAAGGATTTATCAAGCAGTTGGCCTCTATCTTGGGGTTGATTGTGGGCTTGTTGGCCGCAAAGGCTTTGTACGCCACGCTGGCCGAGAAACTCTGCCCCGCGGTGACAGACTCCATGACATGGGCGCAGATACTGGCTTTCGTCCTCATCTGGATAGCGGTGCCGCTGGCTTTTACATTGGCGGCTTCCGTACTGACCAAGGCGCTGGAAGCCATGTCGCTGGGTTGGCTGAACCGCTTGCTGGGAGGCGGATTGGGAGCACTCAAATACCTGCTGCTCGTCAGCCTGCTGATAGGAATGATAGAGTTTGTCGATGAAGAAGACCGGTTGATAAGTAAAACAAAAAAGCGGGAATCGGTGTTATATTATCCGATGAAGTCATTCGCCGGCATCTTCTTTCCCGCGGCGAAGCGTACGGCCGAACAATATATATTGAACAATCATGCAACAGAAGAAATCCTACCCTAAGCATAACAACCTGCCGCCCGCGCACGACGCCGGGATGGACGGCGAGACGAAGCCTTCCTCCAACGAGTACGTCCGGAAGATTGCGGAAGAAAAATACAAGTACGGCTTCACCACCGACGTGCACACGGACATTATCGAGTGCGGACTGAACGAAGAGGTGGTGCGGCTCATCTCCCGAAAGAAGCGTGAACCGGAGTGGCTGCTGAAGTTCCGCCTGGAAGCCTATCGGCACTGGCTGACGTTGGAAATGCCCGCGTGGGCCCATCTGCGCATTCCCCAGATAGACTACCAGTCCATCTCTTACTATGCCGACCCCACGAAGAAGAAGGAAGGGCCGAAAAGCATGGACGAGGTGGACCCGGAGTTGGTGAAAACCTTCAATAAACTGGGCATTCCTCTGGAAGAGCAGATGGCGTTGAGCGGCATGGCGGTGGACGCCGTGATGGACTCGGTGTCCGTAAAGACCACCTTCAAGGAGACTTTGATGGAGAAAGGCATCATCTTCTGCTCTTTCAGCGAGGCCGTGCGCGAGCATCCCGACTTGGTGCAGAAGTATCTGGGCTCTGTAGTGCCCTATCGCGACAACTTCTTTGCCGCACTCAACTCTGCCGTGTTCTCCGACGGCTCTTTCGTCTACATCCCCAAGGGAGTGCGCTGCCCGATGGAACTGTCTACCTACTTCCGCATCAACGCCCGCAATACGGGCCAGTTTGAAAGGACGCTGATTGTGGCCGACGACGACTCGTATGTGTCGTACCTCGAAGGCTGCACGGCCCCGATGCGCGACGAAAACCAGCTGCATGCCGCCATTGTGGAGATTGTGGTGCACCACCGTGCGGAGGTGAAGTACAGCACGGTGCAAAACTGGTATCCGGGTGACGCCGAGGGCAAAGGCGGCGTTTACAACTTCGTGACCAAGCGCGGCCATTGCAAGGGAGTGGACAGCAAACTGTCGTGGACACAGGTGGAAACGGGCTCTGCCATTACTTGGAAATACCCCTCGTGCATCCTCTCGGGCGATAACTCCACCGCGGAGTTCTACAGCGTGGCGGTGACCAACAACTATCAGCAGGCCGACACGGGAACCAAGATGATTCATCTGGGCAAGAACACCCGCAGCACCATCGTCAGCAAAGGCATCTCTGCCGGGAAGAGCGAGAACTCTTACCGCGGACTGGTGCGTGTGGCCGCCAAGGCGGACAATGCCCGCAACTATAGCCAGTGCGACTCTTTGCTGCTGGGCGACAAATGCGGAGCGCATACTTTCCCCTACATGGACATCCACAACGAAACGGCCATTGTGGAGCATGAAGCCACGACCAGCAAAATCAGCGAAGACCAGATATTCTACTGCAATCAGCGAGGCATTTCTACCGAAGATGCCGTGGGGCTGATTGTAAACGGCTATGCCAAGGAGGTGCTGAACAAACTTCCGATGGAGTTCGCCGTAGAGGCGCAGAAGCTGCTGACCATTTCGTTGGAGGGAAGCGTGGGATGATTTATGGAATGTCAGACGAAAGACAGTAAACGAATAAACAGTCAATAAACAGTGAATATAGAAATGTTAGAGATAAAAGACCTGTATGCCGGCATCCATGGCAAAGAGATATTGAAAGGCATCGACCTGACCATACGCAAAGGTGAAGTACATGCGCTCATGGGGCAGAACGGCGCCGGTAAAAGTACATTGAGCAACGTGCTGGTAGGACATCCGGCCTATGAGGTGACGCGTGGCTCGATTACCTTCAACGGGAAGGACCTGCTAGCCATGAATGCCGAAGACCGTGCGCATGAGGGCATTTTCCTTTCCTTCCAGTCACCGGTAGAGATACCGGGCGTTTCGATGGTGAACTTCATGCGTGCTGCCGTGAACGAGCAGCGCAAGTATCGTCATCTGCCGGCGTTGTCGGCCGGTGAGTTTCTGAAGTTGATGCGCGAGAAGCGTGCCATCGTGGAGTTGGATAATAAGCTTGCCAACCGCAGCGTGAACGAAGGCTTTAGCGGAGGCGAGAAGAAGCGTAACGAGATCTTCCAGATGGCCATGCTGGAACCCACTTTCGCCATTCTGGACGAGACGGACTCCGGTCTGGACGTGGATGCCCTGCGCATCGTGGCGGACGGCTTTAACAAGCTGAAGACGGCGGAGACCGGTGCGATTGTCATTACTCACTATCAACGCTTATTGGACTATATCAAACCCGATAAGGTACACGTTTTGCTTGGCGGCCGCATCGTCAAGAGCGGTGGCCCCGACTTGGCCAAGGAGATTGAACAGCGGGGCTTCGACTGGATAAAAAAGGAAGCGGGAGATTTTTAGAGAATTAGGCGCGGATGACGCGGAATGACGCGGATTATGTTATATGAAGATTTGACACATGATATATTGCAGGCATTTTACGAGGTGCATAAGGTCTTGGGATTTGGCTTTTTAGAACAGGTCTATCAGAATGCGCTTTATAAAGAACTCTCTCGTAGGGGGATGTGTGTGGAATGCCAAAAAGAAATCAAAGTATATTATAAAGGTGAATGTGTAGGAAGATATATAGCCGATATGGTTGTGAATAACACTGTAATACTTGAGTTGAAAGCTGTTCAGACGTTGCGACCGGAACATGAATGGCAACTGATAAACTATCTGAAAGCCACCACACTTGAAGTTGGTTTATTGTTGAATTTCGGGCATAGTGCAGAGTTCAAACGCAAAGTTTTCACAAACAAATAAATAAATCTGCGAAATCCGCGTAATCCGCGCCTAAATAAAGATAAGTTATGAAACCAGAACAGCAATATATAGACCTTTTCTCCCAAACGGAGGCAATGATATGCCACCACAGTGCCGAGGTGATGAATGCGCCCCGTGCGGCGGCTTTTGCCCATTTCGAGCGGCTGGGCTTTCCCACCCGTGAACAGGAGGAATACAAATATACGGATGTCAGCAAGTTCTTTGAACCGGACTACGGACTGAACCTGAACCGGCTGGACATCCCCGTGAACCCTTACGAAGTGTTCAAATGCGACGTGCCCAACATGAGCACGGCCCTGTACTTCGTGGTGAACGATTCTTTCTACGGCAAGAGCTTGCCCAAGTCCCTACTGCCCGAAGGCGTTCTCTTCGGCAGCCTGAAAGAAATGGCTGAAAAGCATCCCGAACTGGTCAGGGCGCATTACGGTAAGCTGGCCGATACGTCTGCCGACGGTGTGACGGCCTTCAACACGGCTTTTGCGCAAGACGGGGTACTGCTCTATGTGCCTAAAGGCGTGGTGGTGGAGAAGCCCATCCAGCTGGTCAACATTCTCCGTGGAGAGGTCAGCAGCCTGCTGAACCGGCGCATGCTGATTATCTTGGAAGAGGGTGCGCAAGCCCGGCTACTGGTGTGCGACCATGCCATGGACAATGTGAACTTCCTGGCCACGCAAGTGGTGGAAACCTTTGTCGGCGAGAATGCCTCTTTCGACTTTTACGAGCTGGAAGAAACACATACCGGCACAGTCCGCATCAGCAATATGTATGTGGAACAGAAAGCCCACAGCAACGTCTTACTCAACGGAATGACCCTGCACAACGGAACTACCCGCAACACCACGCAGGTGACGCTGGCAGGCGAAGGTGCCGACCTGAACCTTTGCGGGATGGTCATCGCCGACAAGAACCAACATGTGGACAACCGTACCCGCATAGACCATGCCGTACCTCGCTGTACGAGCAACGAACTCTATAAGTATGTGCTCGACGAACAGGCTGTGGGAGTGTTTGCAGGCTTGGTGCTGGTGCGTCCGGATGCGCAGCACACCAACTCGAAGCAGACCAACCGGAACCTTTGCGCCACTCGTGAGGCGCACATGTACACCCAACCGCAGCTGGAAATCTATGCGGACGACGTGACGTGCAGCCATGGCGCCACGGTGGGACAGCTCGATGACGCCGCCTTGTTCTACATGCGCCAGCGAGGCATTCCCCTGCGCGAGGCCCGCCTGCTGCTGATGTTCGCTTTCGTCAACGAGGTCATCGATACCATCCGTCTGGATGCTTTGAAAGACCGCCTGCATCTGCTGGTGGAGAAGCGTTTCCGTGGCGAACTGAACAAGTGCCGGGGATGCGCGATTTGTAACTAAGAAATTCGGAAGGCGCGGATGAGGCGGATTTCACGGAGTTTATTCATCACAACCGTGTGCAGCCCGTTCCTCCGTGCCTTGATTCAATCAGAAAGTCTATGTATGATGTTCAGAAGATAAGGGCCGACTTCCCGATACTCTCTCGTGAAGTCTACGACCATCCGCTGGTCTACCTTGACAACGGAGCCACCACGCAGAAGCCCCGTATGGTGGTGGATGCCATTGCCGACGAGTATTACTCCGTCAACGCCAACGTGCACCGAGGCGTTCACTTCCTTTCGCAGCAGGCCACGGAGCTGCACGAGGCGTCGCGCCGGACGGTGCGTGCATTCATCAATGCCCGCAGCGCCAACGAGATTGTCTTTACGCGCGGCACCACGGAGAGCGTCAACCTGCTTGCCTCTTGTTTCGGCGAGGCGTTCATGCGCGAGGGCGATGAGGTGATTGTCTCCGTGATGGAGCACCACAGCAACATCGTCCCCTGGCAACTGCTGGCTGCCAGGCGGGGAATCGTCCTCAAGGTTGTTCCCATGAACGACAAAGGCGAACTGCTGCAGGACGAGTACAGGCGTTTGTTCTCCGAACGCACCAAGATAGTCAGCCTGGCACATGTATCGAATGTGTTGGGCACGGTCAATCCCGTCAAAGAGATGATTGCCTTTGCCCACCGGCAGGGCGTGCCTGTGCTGATAGACGGCGCACAGTCCGTCCCCCACATGCCCGTGGATGTGCAAGAGCTGGATGCCGACTTCTTTGTCTTCTCCGGACATAAGGTCTACGGCCCCACCGGCGTAGGCGTGCTTTACGGCAAAGAGGAGTGGCTGGACAGGCTGCCTCCCTATCAGGGCGGCGGCGAAATGATACAGAGCGTCTCGTTCGAGAAGACCACGTTCAACGAACTGCCTTTCAAGTTCGAGGCCGGTACGCCGGACTACATCGGAACCACGGGACTGGCCCGTGCGCTGGATTATGTCTCGCTCATCGGCATGGACCGGATTGCCGCCTACGAGCACCGGCTTACCTGCTACGGCCTGCAACGGCTGAAAGAAATTCCCGGCATGCGCCTCTTCGGAGAAGCGGAACAGAGGGGCAGTGTCATCTCGTTCTTGGTGGGCGACATCCATCCTTTCGACATGGGCACGCTGCTCGACCGCCTCGGCATTGCCGTGCGCACCGGCCACCACTGTGCCCAGCCACTGATGCAACGCCTCGGCATCGAAGGCACCGTGCGTGCCTCGTTCGGACTGTACAACACCCGCGAAGAAATCGATGCGCTGGTAGCCGGCATCGAGCGTGTCAGCCGGATGTTTTGAATCTTCTTGCCTCGAGCTGACGACTTCTCATCCTCCGATTTTTCAGACGCAGATGACGCGGATGACGCAGATTTTTTATTTTTATCTGCGTCATCCGCGTCATCCGCGTCTAAAGAATTAAAGGCACATGTCCCATTCTTTTTCCCCATTTGTCAGAGGCTTGTGTCTTTCGTGTAGAACACAAGCCTCTTACATGAAGAAGGCCAGTGTCTTTCGTGTAAAACACAAGTGTCTGACAAATGCCCTATAATCAGTTGATAATTAGGACTTCGGACTGTGAGTGAGAAGATGCTTTCCGGCGGTTGTCAATACGTCTTCCGGATGGCCTTTGCCAAAGCGTCCCAATGCTCGTCCGTCATGCTCTGCGGGGTGAACAGGCACACACCGGTGGCTCCGGCCCTCATCGAACCTGCCACAGCCTCTTCTATCTCCGAGGGCAGCAAACCCCAATGTTCCGGGTCGGCCAGATTGGCCTTGTTCCGCCAGTCGCGGCAGATGAAGAGTCCGCTGTAGACGGGTGTTTGCTTGGAGGCCACGCTTTTCACTTCTTCGGCCGTCACCTTGCCCACCCACGCTGCGGGTTCCAGATAGAAGTCATTGTAGTTCATCGGGAAGTAAGCGTCCACGTTCCATTTATCCCATTCCTGGCGCACCATCCACACGGCATAACTCTTCGGGCCGGGGAAGACGTCCGCGCTCACCTTCTTGCCTTTGGCGTGGATGGCGTCCACCAGCTCGTTCACCAGTCCGGTGATGGCGTCGCAGCGGAATTGCGCCCACTCCTGGCACGTCGAAGGGTCTTCCACCTGCCGTATGTTGATGCCGCTTGCCCGTTTGAAGGCGGCCACGCAACTGTCGCAGTAGCAGTAGTCGGCGTTCGGATATTCTTCGTCCATCGTCAGGCCGTACTTTTTCCACAGTCCGCGCGCCAGGATGACGTCCGCGTAGCGGATATAGTCCAGTTGGATGTAGTCCACTTCGTCGATGGAAGCGATGCGTTCGAACTGCTCCTTGAGGAAACGTCGCGCTTGCGGCTTCAGCGGGTCCAGCGTCTTGTAGTAAGGCACATACGCCGGCTTGTCGTAGGCCGACTCACCCAAGCGGTTCACTGTATAGAAAGTTGAATCGAGGGCCGGTTGCAGCATGGTGGGAATCCATGCGTGATACTCCAGCCCCAACTCCTTGGCTATGCGAGCGGCGGTGGCCACCTTGGCCGAGT
Protein-coding regions in this window:
- the nusA gene encoding transcription termination factor NusA, yielding MAKKGETVSLIDTFSEFKELKNIDRTTMVSVLEESFRSVIAKMFGTDENYDVIVNPDKGDFEIWRNREVVADGDVEDPNLQISLSEAQKIDASYEVGEEVTDEVIFANFGRRAILNLRQTLASKILELEKDSLYNKYIDKVGTIVNAEVYQIWKKEMLLLDDEGNELLLPKTEQIPSDFYRKGETARAVVARVDNKNNNPKIILSRTSPVFLERLFEMEVPEINDGLITIKKIARIPGERAKIAVESYDDRIDPVGACVGVKGSRIHGIVRELRNENIDVINYTSNIQLFIQRALSPAKISSIRLNEEEHKAEVFLKPEEVSLAIGKGGLNIKLASMLTEYTIDVFRELDETIEDEDIYLDEFRDEIDGWVIDAIKAIGIDTAKAVLNAPREMLIEKTDLEEETVDEVLRILKQEFEEG
- the sufB gene encoding Fe-S cluster assembly protein SufB, which produces MDGETKPSSNEYVRKIAEEKYKYGFTTDVHTDIIECGLNEEVVRLISRKKREPEWLLKFRLEAYRHWLTLEMPAWAHLRIPQIDYQSISYYADPTKKKEGPKSMDEVDPELVKTFNKLGIPLEEQMALSGMAVDAVMDSVSVKTTFKETLMEKGIIFCSFSEAVREHPDLVQKYLGSVVPYRDNFFAALNSAVFSDGSFVYIPKGVRCPMELSTYFRINARNTGQFERTLIVADDDSYVSYLEGCTAPMRDENQLHAAIVEIVVHHRAEVKYSTVQNWYPGDAEGKGGVYNFVTKRGHCKGVDSKLSWTQVETGSAITWKYPSCILSGDNSTAEFYSVAVTNNYQQADTGTKMIHLGKNTRSTIVSKGISAGKSENSYRGLVRVAAKADNARNYSQCDSLLLGDKCGAHTFPYMDIHNETAIVEHEATTSKISEDQIFYCNQRGISTEDAVGLIVNGYAKEVLNKLPMEFAVEAQKLLTISLEGSVG
- the sufD gene encoding Fe-S cluster assembly protein SufD, translated to MKPEQQYIDLFSQTEAMICHHSAEVMNAPRAAAFAHFERLGFPTREQEEYKYTDVSKFFEPDYGLNLNRLDIPVNPYEVFKCDVPNMSTALYFVVNDSFYGKSLPKSLLPEGVLFGSLKEMAEKHPELVRAHYGKLADTSADGVTAFNTAFAQDGVLLYVPKGVVVEKPIQLVNILRGEVSSLLNRRMLIILEEGAQARLLVCDHAMDNVNFLATQVVETFVGENASFDFYELEETHTGTVRISNMYVEQKAHSNVLLNGMTLHNGTTRNTTQVTLAGEGADLNLCGMVIADKNQHVDNRTRIDHAVPRCTSNELYKYVLDEQAVGVFAGLVLVRPDAQHTNSKQTNRNLCATREAHMYTQPQLEIYADDVTCSHGATVGQLDDAALFYMRQRGIPLREARLLLMFAFVNEVIDTIRLDALKDRLHLLVEKRFRGELNKCRGCAICN
- the infB gene encoding translation initiation factor IF-2, which encodes MTIRLNKVTRDLNVGITTAVEFLQKKGFTVEANPNTKITDEQFELLKKEFSTDKDLKIKSERFSQERQSKDRNKGSVSIDGYEENTQEKAKPEEIKTVVPEDARPKFKPVGKIDLDKPGQWLATASEKEEAEKVIEEKKAEEPVSVVVEAPQTVSEEHKETKPEPELVSQPEANTEPEVQTATVVEKEPLIATRVETESEEEERVETLSVVGTEQPEEKEEPEEEEIFKIHQPEFVSKINVIGQIDLAALNQSTRPKKKSKEEKRKEREEKEKIRQDQKKLMKEAIIKEIRREDSKLNDSGTDSNGKKKRVRINKEKVDISNASNFQRGGNDRSKNAGGASGGGQQAGGGRGRNKDRFKKPLAKQEVSEEDVAKQVKETLARLTSKGKNKGAKYRKEKRDMLSNRMQELEDMEMAESKVLKLTEFVTANELANMMDISVTQVIATCMSIGMMVSINQRLDAETINLVADEFGFKTEYVSAEVAQAIVEEEDEEQDLKPRAPIVTVMGHVDHGKTSLLDYIRKANVIAGEAGGITQHIGAYHVSLEDGRKITFLDTPGHEAFTAMRARGAKVTDIAIIIVAADDNVMPQTKEAINHATAAGVPIVFAINKIDKPTANPDKIKEELAGMNFLVEEWGGKYQSQDISAKKGLGVAELMEKVLLEAELLELKANPDRRATGSIIESSLDKGRGYVATVLVSNGTLKMGDIVLAGTSYGKVKAMFNERNQRIKQAGPSEPALILGLNGAPAAGDTFHVIETEQEAREIANKREQLQREQGLRTQKMLTLDEVGRRLALGDFHELNVIVKGDVDGSVEALSDSLIKLSTEQVQVNVIHKGVGQISESDVSLAAASDAIIVGFQVRPSGAAAKLAEQEGVDIRKYSVIYDAIEEVKSAMEGMLAPTLKEQVTATIEVREVFNITKVGLVAGAMVKSGKVKRTDKARLIRDGIVIFTGSINALKRFKDDVKEVGTNFECGISLTGCNDIKVDDVIESYEEVEVKQTL
- a CDS encoding CvpA family protein; this translates as MAMIDILIIAAFGAGAVIGFMKGFIKQLASILGLIVGLLAAKALYATLAEKLCPAVTDSMTWAQILAFVLIWIAVPLAFTLAASVLTKALEAMSLGWLNRLLGGGLGALKYLLLVSLLIGMIEFVDEEDRLISKTKKRESVLYYPMKSFAGIFFPAAKRTAEQYILNNHATEEILP
- a CDS encoding GxxExxY protein, translated to MLYEDLTHDILQAFYEVHKVLGFGFLEQVYQNALYKELSRRGMCVECQKEIKVYYKGECVGRYIADMVVNNTVILELKAVQTLRPEHEWQLINYLKATTLEVGLLLNFGHSAEFKRKVFTNK
- a CDS encoding cysteine desulfurase; translation: MYDVQKIRADFPILSREVYDHPLVYLDNGATTQKPRMVVDAIADEYYSVNANVHRGVHFLSQQATELHEASRRTVRAFINARSANEIVFTRGTTESVNLLASCFGEAFMREGDEVIVSVMEHHSNIVPWQLLAARRGIVLKVVPMNDKGELLQDEYRRLFSERTKIVSLAHVSNVLGTVNPVKEMIAFAHRQGVPVLIDGAQSVPHMPVDVQELDADFFVFSGHKVYGPTGVGVLYGKEEWLDRLPPYQGGGEMIQSVSFEKTTFNELPFKFEAGTPDYIGTTGLARALDYVSLIGMDRIAAYEHRLTCYGLQRLKEIPGMRLFGEAEQRGSVISFLVGDIHPFDMGTLLDRLGIAVRTGHHCAQPLMQRLGIEGTVRASFGLYNTREEIDALVAGIERVSRMF
- the sufC gene encoding Fe-S cluster assembly ATPase SufC, yielding MLEIKDLYAGIHGKEILKGIDLTIRKGEVHALMGQNGAGKSTLSNVLVGHPAYEVTRGSITFNGKDLLAMNAEDRAHEGIFLSFQSPVEIPGVSMVNFMRAAVNEQRKYRHLPALSAGEFLKLMREKRAIVELDNKLANRSVNEGFSGGEKKRNEIFQMAMLEPTFAILDETDSGLDVDALRIVADGFNKLKTAETGAIVITHYQRLLDYIKPDKVHVLLGGRIVKSGGPDLAKEIEQRGFDWIKKEAGDF